A segment of the Luteolibacter arcticus genome:
CTCCCGCACGCGTGGCGTGGCGGTGGCAGTGAGGGCAATGACGGGCACCTCCGGCAGGGCCGTGCGAAGCTCGCGCAGGCGGCGGTATTCCGGGCGGAAATCATGGCCCCACTCGCTGATGCAGTGGGCCTCGTCCACCGCCAGCGCGGTGACGTTCCACGTCCTGACCACCGAGAGGAAATCTCCGGACATCAGACGCTCGGGCGCGAGATAAACGAGCTTCACCTCGCCGGCGAGGATAGCATCGAGACGGCGACGGTTTTCCTGCGGCTCCAGCGTGGAATTGAGGAAAGTGGCCGAGACCCCGCTGGCGGTGAGCTGGTCCACCTGGTCCTTCATCAGCGCGATGAGCGGGGAAATCACCAGCGTCACGCCGCCGCGGGCGAGAGCAGGGAGCTGGTAGCACAGGCTTTTGCCCGCACCGGTGGGCAGGATGGCGAGCACGTCGCGCGGGGCGAGCGCCTCCTCCATGATTTCCCGCTGCAAGGGGCGGAAAGCATCATACCCGAAGTCCTTCTTCAGCAGCGGTGACAATTCCTCGGCCACAATCATGGGTACTATCAGAAAATAGTTCTTATGAACAGTTCAAGAAATTTATCGGGACGTTATGCCGGCAACCGGAAGGGACATGTCGTCAGAAATGCCTGCGCGGGGTGAAAGAAAGATAAAAGGATTGCCGGTCGCCGGGATTTCGTGCGACGCGGTGGCTCCGCGCTCATCCATGAGCGGGCGAGAATTAAAATTAGAATTATTCTTGCTAGGCCCGGGTGCGGGGTTAATTTCCGCTGCCCCGCATGGTCCACCACTCGCCAGATAGTCTTCCGGATGACATGCCGGCCGAAATTTCCGGCCTGCGCATGACCCGCCAGCGCTGGGAGGTCTACCGCCTGCTCATGGAGCAGCGGGACCACCCGACCGCCAATGACGTCTTCATGCGGATCAAGGACCGGCTGCCGAACATCTCGCTGGCAACCGTTTACAACTGTCTCGAAGGGCTGGTGCAGCATGGCGTGATCCGGCAGGTCAATTTCGAGCGCGAGTCGTCCCGCTTCTGTCCG
Coding sequences within it:
- a CDS encoding Fur family transcriptional regulator; this encodes MPAEISGLRMTRQRWEVYRLLMEQRDHPTANDVFMRIKDRLPNISLATVYNCLEGLVQHGVIRQVNFERESSRFCPNLEEHGHFHDKASGKIHDVTIKPGVNLADVLDLPPGTVITGVEITLRGELPAHLQ